From Sceloporus undulatus isolate JIND9_A2432 ecotype Alabama chromosome 6, SceUnd_v1.1, whole genome shotgun sequence, one genomic window encodes:
- the LOC121934578 gene encoding olfactory receptor 10P1-like: MRKFNQTCLTEIILLGFSDFQTMQNLLFCLVLIFYLVALTGNSLILILTITEPMLHKPMYFFLLNLSLLEIGYTSSIIPKTLMHLLSKEQTISFAGCGIQMYFFILFGITECCLLCVMAYDRYVAICKPLQYSYIMGSRECGQLAAISWAIGILVAFGQSISIFTLPFCGPNRMSHFFCDILPVLRLATADTVKNEVAVATVTVFFILVPFLLILLSYILIISTILMMPVAKNRRKAFSTCSSHLIVVSLFYGTVTFTYVRPKSIYSLDSDRVLSLLYTVVTPTFNPIIYTLRNKEMKAAFKKSIVRKTIFWR, encoded by the coding sequence ATGAGAAAGTTCAATCAGACATGCTTGACTGAGATCATTCTTTTAGGCTTCTCCGATTTCCAGACCATGCAgaatcttttgttttgtttagtacTAATATTCTACTTGGTGGCACTCACTGGGAACAGTCTGATTTTGATCCTCACCATTACTGAGCCTATGCTTCACAAACCAATGTATTTCTTTCTCCTGAACCTGTCCTTGCTGGAAATTGGCTACACCTCATCCATCATCCCTAAGACTCTAATGCACTTATTGTCAAAGGAACAAACCATTTCCTTTGCAGGTTGTGGGATTCAGATGTATTTCTTCATTCTCTTTGGCATCACGGAGTGTTGCCTTCTCTGCGTCATGGCATACGACCGCTATGTCGCCATATGCAAACCTCTGCAATATTCATACATCATGGGCTCCCGGGAATGTGGTCAACTGGCTGCCATCTCATGGGCCATTGGTATTTTGGTAGCTTTTGGGCAGTCCATTTCAATATTTACTCTTCCCTTTTGTGGACCTAATAGAATGAGCCATTTTTTCTGTGATATTTTGCCTGTTTTGAGACTGGCTACTGCCGATACTGTCAAGAATGAAGTGGCAGTTGCCACAGTAACAGTGTTCTTCATCCTTGTACCCTTTCTGCTCATCCTCTTGTCCTACATCCTTATCATCTCCACCATCCTCATGATGCCTGTGGCCAAGAACAGACGCAAAGCCTTCTCTACCTGTTCTTCTCATCTCATTGTTGTTTCACTTTTCTATGGGACTGTCACCTTCACCTATGTCCGACCCAAATCAATCTATTCCTTGGACAGTGACAGGGTCCTTTCCCTCCTCTACACAGTAGTGACCCCAACATTTAACCCAATCATTTACACACTGAGAAATAAAGAGAtgaaagctgcttttaaaaagtcaatagTGCGGAAAACCATCTTCTGGAGATAA